In one window of Danaus plexippus chromosome 7, MEX_DaPlex, whole genome shotgun sequence DNA:
- the LOC116770545 gene encoding alpha-actinin, sarcomeric isoform X1, which yields MMMDNGVLTNNYEYPDGYMEQEEEWEREGLLDPAWEKQQKKTFTAWCNSHLRKAGTGIENIEEDFRNGLKLMLLLEVISGETLPKPDRGKMRFHKIANVNKALDFIASKGVKLVSIGAEEIVDGNLKMTLGMIWTIILRFAIQDISVEEMTAKEGLLLWCQRKTAPYKNVNVQNFHLSFKDGLAFCALIHRHRPDLIDYSKLSKDNPLENLNTAFDVAEKYLDIPRMLDPDDLINTPKPDERAIMTYVSCYYHAFQGAQQAETAANRICKVLKVNQENERLMEEYERLASDLLDWIRRTMPWLNSRQTDNSLAGCQKKLEDYRTYRRKHKPPRVEQKAKLETNFNTLQTKLRLSNRPAYMPTEGKMVSDIAQAWKGLEIAEKAFEEWLLSEMMRLERLEYLAQKFKHKADIHEDWTRGKEEMLQSQDFRQCKLYDIKALKKKHEAFESDLAAHQDRVEQIAAIAQELNTLEYHEVGAVNARCQRICSQWDRLGALTQRRRAALDDAERLLEQIDLLHLEFAKRAAPFNNWLDGTREDLVDMFIVHTIEEISGLMDAHARFKATLGEADKEYQAIVNLVHQVESIVKQHQIPGGLENPYTTLTAHELNRKWSDVRQLVPQRDSTLAAELRKQQNNETLRRQFAEKANAVGPWIERQMDAVTAIGMGLQGSLEDQLHRLKEYEAGVYAYKPHIEELERIHQAVQEGMIFENRYSQYTMETLRVGWEQLLTSINRTINEVENQILTRDSKGITQEQLTEFRASFNHFDKNRTGRLAPEELKSCLVSLGYSIGKDRQGELDFQRILAVVDPNNTGYVSFDAFLDFMTRESTDTDTAEQVIDSFRILAGDKPYITADELRRELPPDQAEYCVARMPPYRGPNAPPHALDYMAFSTALYGETDL from the exons ACCTTCACAGCATGGTGCAACAGCCATTTGAGGAAGGCGGGAACTGGCATCGAAAACATCGAAGAAGATTTCCGCAATGGCTTGAAACTGATGCTGTTGCTTGAAGTCATTTCGGGAGAGACCCTACCCAAGCCTGACCGCGGCAAAATGCGATTCCACAAGATCGCTAATGTCAACAAGGCTCTAGACTTCATTGCCTCAAAAG GTGTGAAGTTGGTCTCCATCGGTGCTGAGGAAATTGTGGATGGCAACCTTAAGATGACCCTTGGTATGATTTGGACCATCATCTTGAGATTCGCAATTCAAGACATCTCAGTCGAAGAAATGACCGCAAag GAAGGTCTACTTCTGTGGTGTCAACGAAAGACAGCGCCTTACAAGAATGTAaacgtgcagaacttccatctgTCCTTCAAGGACGGTCTCGCGTTCTGTGCCCTGATTCACAGGCACAGACCAGATCTAATCGACTACAGCAAGCTGTCCAAGGACAATCCCTTGGAGAACTTGAACACCGCCTTCGATGTCGCGGAGAAATATCTAGACATCCCTCGCATGTTGGACCCCGacg ACCTTATAAACACGCCCAAGCCCGACGAACGCGCCATTATGACCTATGTGTCATGTTACTACCACGCGTTCCAAGGCGCGCAacag GCTGAAACTGCCGCAAACCGCATCTGCAAAGTTCTCAAAGTCAACCAAGAGAACGAACGCCTCATGGAAGAGTACGAACGTCTGGCTAGTGAT CTATTGGACTGGATCCGACGCACTATGCCTTGGCTGAACAGCCGCCAAACCGACAACTCCCTCGCCGGCTGTCAGAAGAAACTGGAGGATTACCGTACTTACAG GCGTAAGCACAAGCCACCACGTGTAGAACAGAAAGCCAAGTTGGAGACTAACTTCAACACGCTGCAGACGAAACTACGTCTCAGCAATCGCCCCGCCTACATGCCCACCGAGGGCAAAATGGTTTCT GACATCGCCCAAGCCTGGAAGGGTCTCGAGATAGCGGAGAAGGCCTTCGAAGAATGGCTGCTCTCCGAGATGATGAGACTCGAGAGGCTCGAGTACCTGGCTCAGAAGTTCAAGCACAAGGCTGACATACACGAGGACTGGACAAGAG GCAAGGAAGAGATGCTTCAGTCCCAGGACTTCAGGCAGTGCAAGTTGTATGACATCAAAGCGCTGAAGAAGAAGCACGAGGCCTTCGAGAGCGATCTGGCAGCCCACCAGGACCGCGTTGAACAGATTGCAGCCATCGCTCAAGAGTTGAA CACTCTGGAGTACCACGAGGTTGGTGCGGTGAACGCTCGCTGCCAGCGCATCTGCTCCCAATGGGACCGTCTCGGAGCCCTGACTCAGCGCCGTCGCGCCGCCCTGGACGACGCCGAACGCCTGCTCGAACAAATCGACCTCCTGCATCTCGAGTTCGCAAAGAGAGCCGCGCCCTTCAACAACTG GTTGGACGGAACTCGCGAGGACTTGGTCGATATGTTCATCGTGCACACCATCGAAGAGATCTCCGGTCTGATGGACGCTCACGCGCGGTTCAAGGCGACCCTCGGAGAAGCGGACAAGGAGTACCAGGCCATCGTCAATCTCGTCCACCAGGTGGAGTCCATCGTCAAGCAACACCAGATACCTGGAGGATTGGAGAACCCATACACTACGCTCACCGCTCAT GAGTTGAACCGCAAGTGGTCCGACGTGCGGCAGTTGGTGCCGCAGCGGGACAGCACTCTAGCGGCAGAGCTCCGCAAGCAGCAGAACAACGAGACGCTCAGGAGACAGTTCGCGGAGAAAGCCAACGCTGTTGGACCCTGGATCGAGAGGCAGATGGACGCGGTCACCGCCATCGGCATGGGACTACAG GGCTCTTTGGAAGACCAATTACATCGGCTGAAGGAGTACGAGGCGGGAGTGTACGCTTACAAACCGCACATCGAAGAACTCGAGCGCATCCATCAAGCCGTGCAAGAGGGCATGATATTTGAGAACAG ATATTCACAATACACTATGGAGACTCTTCGTGTGGGCTGGGAGCAGCTCTTGACTTCCATCAACCGCACCATCAATGAAGTGGAGAACCAGATCCTCACCCGCGACTCGAAGGGCATCACCCAGGAACAACTCACTGAATTCCGCGCATCATTCAACCACTTCGACAAAAACCGCACtg GTCGTCTGGCTCCTGAAGAACTCAAGTCTTGCCTCGTGTCACTCGGATACAGCATCGGTAAAGACAGGCAAGGGGAACTGGACTTCCAACGCATTCTTGCTGTCGTCGACCCTAACAACACtg gcTACGTCTCGTTCGATGCCTTCTTGGACTTCATGACCAGAGAATCAACTGACACCGACACTGCCGAACAGGTTATTGACAGCTTCAGGATCTTAGCCGGTGACAAG CCGTATATAACCGCGGACGAGTTGCGTCGTGAGCTGCCTCCCGACCAGGCGGAGTACTGCGTGGCTCGCATGCCGCCATACCGTGGACCGAACGCTCCGCCACACGCACTCGACTACATGGCCTTCTCCACCGCACTCTACGGGGAGACTGACCTCTAA
- the LOC116770545 gene encoding alpha-actinin, sarcomeric isoform X3, whose product MMMDNGVLTNNYEYPDGYMEQEEEWEREGLLDPAWEKQQKKTFTAWCNSHLRKAGTGIENIEEDFRNGLKLMLLLEVISGETLPKPDRGKMRFHKIANVNKALDFIASKGVKLVSIGAEEIVDGNLKMTLGMIWTIILRFAIQDISVEEMTAKEGLLLWCQRKTAPYKNVNVQNFHLSFKDGLAFCALIHRHRPDLIDYSKLSKDNPLENLNTAFDVAEKYLDIPRMLDPDDLINTPKPDERAIMTYVSCYYHAFQGAQQNTAMPDERAVMTYVSSYYHCFSGAQKAETAANRICKVLKVNQENERLMEEYERLASDLLDWIRRTMPWLNSRQTDNSLAGCQKKLEDYRTYRRKHKPPRVEQKAKLETNFNTLQTKLRLSNRPAYMPTEGKMVSDIAQAWKGLEIAEKAFEEWLLSEMMRLERLEYLAQKFKHKADIHEDWTRGKEEMLQSQDFRQCKLYDIKALKKKHEAFESDLAAHQDRVEQIAAIAQELNTLEYHEVGAVNARCQRICSQWDRLGALTQRRRAALDDAERLLEQIDLLHLEFAKRAAPFNNWLDGTREDLVDMFIVHTIEEISGLMDAHARFKATLGEADKEYQAIVNLVHQVESIVKQHQIPGGLENPYTTLTAHELNRKWSDVRQLVPQRDSTLAAELRKQQNNETLRRQFAEKANAVGPWIERQMDAVTAIGMGLQGSLEDQLHRLKEYEAGVYAYKPHIEELERIHQAVQEGMIFENRYSQYTMETLRVGWEQLLTSINRTINEVENQILTRDSKGITQEQLTEFRASFNHFDKNRTGRLAPEELKSCLVSLGYSIGKDRQGELDFQRILAVVDPNNTGYVSFDAFLDFMTRESTDTDTAEQVIDSFRILAGDKPYITADELRRELPPDQAEYCVARMPPYRGPNAPPHALDYMAFSTALYGETDL is encoded by the exons ACCTTCACAGCATGGTGCAACAGCCATTTGAGGAAGGCGGGAACTGGCATCGAAAACATCGAAGAAGATTTCCGCAATGGCTTGAAACTGATGCTGTTGCTTGAAGTCATTTCGGGAGAGACCCTACCCAAGCCTGACCGCGGCAAAATGCGATTCCACAAGATCGCTAATGTCAACAAGGCTCTAGACTTCATTGCCTCAAAAG GTGTGAAGTTGGTCTCCATCGGTGCTGAGGAAATTGTGGATGGCAACCTTAAGATGACCCTTGGTATGATTTGGACCATCATCTTGAGATTCGCAATTCAAGACATCTCAGTCGAAGAAATGACCGCAAag GAAGGTCTACTTCTGTGGTGTCAACGAAAGACAGCGCCTTACAAGAATGTAaacgtgcagaacttccatctgTCCTTCAAGGACGGTCTCGCGTTCTGTGCCCTGATTCACAGGCACAGACCAGATCTAATCGACTACAGCAAGCTGTCCAAGGACAATCCCTTGGAGAACTTGAACACCGCCTTCGATGTCGCGGAGAAATATCTAGACATCCCTCGCATGTTGGACCCCGacg ACCTTATAAACACGCCCAAGCCCGACGAACGCGCCATTATGACCTATGTGTCATGTTACTACCACGCGTTCCAAGGCGCGCAacag AACACGGCCATGCCGGACGAGCGGGCCGTCATGACCTACGTCTCGTCTTACTACCATTGCTTCTCTGGCGCTCAGAAG GCTGAAACTGCCGCAAACCGCATCTGCAAAGTTCTCAAAGTCAACCAAGAGAACGAACGCCTCATGGAAGAGTACGAACGTCTGGCTAGTGAT CTATTGGACTGGATCCGACGCACTATGCCTTGGCTGAACAGCCGCCAAACCGACAACTCCCTCGCCGGCTGTCAGAAGAAACTGGAGGATTACCGTACTTACAG GCGTAAGCACAAGCCACCACGTGTAGAACAGAAAGCCAAGTTGGAGACTAACTTCAACACGCTGCAGACGAAACTACGTCTCAGCAATCGCCCCGCCTACATGCCCACCGAGGGCAAAATGGTTTCT GACATCGCCCAAGCCTGGAAGGGTCTCGAGATAGCGGAGAAGGCCTTCGAAGAATGGCTGCTCTCCGAGATGATGAGACTCGAGAGGCTCGAGTACCTGGCTCAGAAGTTCAAGCACAAGGCTGACATACACGAGGACTGGACAAGAG GCAAGGAAGAGATGCTTCAGTCCCAGGACTTCAGGCAGTGCAAGTTGTATGACATCAAAGCGCTGAAGAAGAAGCACGAGGCCTTCGAGAGCGATCTGGCAGCCCACCAGGACCGCGTTGAACAGATTGCAGCCATCGCTCAAGAGTTGAA CACTCTGGAGTACCACGAGGTTGGTGCGGTGAACGCTCGCTGCCAGCGCATCTGCTCCCAATGGGACCGTCTCGGAGCCCTGACTCAGCGCCGTCGCGCCGCCCTGGACGACGCCGAACGCCTGCTCGAACAAATCGACCTCCTGCATCTCGAGTTCGCAAAGAGAGCCGCGCCCTTCAACAACTG GTTGGACGGAACTCGCGAGGACTTGGTCGATATGTTCATCGTGCACACCATCGAAGAGATCTCCGGTCTGATGGACGCTCACGCGCGGTTCAAGGCGACCCTCGGAGAAGCGGACAAGGAGTACCAGGCCATCGTCAATCTCGTCCACCAGGTGGAGTCCATCGTCAAGCAACACCAGATACCTGGAGGATTGGAGAACCCATACACTACGCTCACCGCTCAT GAGTTGAACCGCAAGTGGTCCGACGTGCGGCAGTTGGTGCCGCAGCGGGACAGCACTCTAGCGGCAGAGCTCCGCAAGCAGCAGAACAACGAGACGCTCAGGAGACAGTTCGCGGAGAAAGCCAACGCTGTTGGACCCTGGATCGAGAGGCAGATGGACGCGGTCACCGCCATCGGCATGGGACTACAG GGCTCTTTGGAAGACCAATTACATCGGCTGAAGGAGTACGAGGCGGGAGTGTACGCTTACAAACCGCACATCGAAGAACTCGAGCGCATCCATCAAGCCGTGCAAGAGGGCATGATATTTGAGAACAG ATATTCACAATACACTATGGAGACTCTTCGTGTGGGCTGGGAGCAGCTCTTGACTTCCATCAACCGCACCATCAATGAAGTGGAGAACCAGATCCTCACCCGCGACTCGAAGGGCATCACCCAGGAACAACTCACTGAATTCCGCGCATCATTCAACCACTTCGACAAAAACCGCACtg GTCGTCTGGCTCCTGAAGAACTCAAGTCTTGCCTCGTGTCACTCGGATACAGCATCGGTAAAGACAGGCAAGGGGAACTGGACTTCCAACGCATTCTTGCTGTCGTCGACCCTAACAACACtg gcTACGTCTCGTTCGATGCCTTCTTGGACTTCATGACCAGAGAATCAACTGACACCGACACTGCCGAACAGGTTATTGACAGCTTCAGGATCTTAGCCGGTGACAAG CCGTATATAACCGCGGACGAGTTGCGTCGTGAGCTGCCTCCCGACCAGGCGGAGTACTGCGTGGCTCGCATGCCGCCATACCGTGGACCGAACGCTCCGCCACACGCACTCGACTACATGGCCTTCTCCACCGCACTCTACGGGGAGACTGACCTCTAA
- the LOC116770545 gene encoding alpha-actinin, sarcomeric isoform X2, producing the protein MMMDNGVLTNNYEYPDGYMEQEEEWEREGLLDPAWEKQQKKTFTAWCNSHLRKAGTGIENIEEDFRNGLKLMLLLEVISGETLPKPDRGKMRFHKIANVNKALDFIASKGVKLVSIGAEEIVDGNLKMTLGMIWTIILRFAIQDISVEEMTAKEGLLLWCQRKTAPYKNVNVQNFHLSFKDGLAFCALIHRHRPDLIDYSKLSKDNPLENLNTAFDVAEKYLDIPRMLDPDDLQNTAMPDERAVMTYVSSYYHCFSGAQKAETAANRICKVLKVNQENERLMEEYERLASDLLDWIRRTMPWLNSRQTDNSLAGCQKKLEDYRTYRRKHKPPRVEQKAKLETNFNTLQTKLRLSNRPAYMPTEGKMVSDIAQAWKGLEIAEKAFEEWLLSEMMRLERLEYLAQKFKHKADIHEDWTRGKEEMLQSQDFRQCKLYDIKALKKKHEAFESDLAAHQDRVEQIAAIAQELNTLEYHEVGAVNARCQRICSQWDRLGALTQRRRAALDDAERLLEQIDLLHLEFAKRAAPFNNWLDGTREDLVDMFIVHTIEEISGLMDAHARFKATLGEADKEYQAIVNLVHQVESIVKQHQIPGGLENPYTTLTAHELNRKWSDVRQLVPQRDSTLAAELRKQQNNETLRRQFAEKANAVGPWIERQMDAVTAIGMGLQGSLEDQLHRLKEYEAGVYAYKPHIEELERIHQAVQEGMIFENRYSQYTMETLRVGWEQLLTSINRTINEVENQILTRDSKGITQEQLTEFRASFNHFDKNRTGRLAPEELKSCLVSLGYSIGKDRQGELDFQRILAVVDPNNTGYVSFDAFLDFMTRESTDTDTAEQVIDSFRILAGDKPYITADELRRELPPDQAEYCVARMPPYRGPNAPPHALDYMAFSTALYGETDL; encoded by the exons ACCTTCACAGCATGGTGCAACAGCCATTTGAGGAAGGCGGGAACTGGCATCGAAAACATCGAAGAAGATTTCCGCAATGGCTTGAAACTGATGCTGTTGCTTGAAGTCATTTCGGGAGAGACCCTACCCAAGCCTGACCGCGGCAAAATGCGATTCCACAAGATCGCTAATGTCAACAAGGCTCTAGACTTCATTGCCTCAAAAG GTGTGAAGTTGGTCTCCATCGGTGCTGAGGAAATTGTGGATGGCAACCTTAAGATGACCCTTGGTATGATTTGGACCATCATCTTGAGATTCGCAATTCAAGACATCTCAGTCGAAGAAATGACCGCAAag GAAGGTCTACTTCTGTGGTGTCAACGAAAGACAGCGCCTTACAAGAATGTAaacgtgcagaacttccatctgTCCTTCAAGGACGGTCTCGCGTTCTGTGCCCTGATTCACAGGCACAGACCAGATCTAATCGACTACAGCAAGCTGTCCAAGGACAATCCCTTGGAGAACTTGAACACCGCCTTCGATGTCGCGGAGAAATATCTAGACATCCCTCGCATGTTGGACCCCGacg ATCTGCAGAACACGGCCATGCCGGACGAGCGGGCCGTCATGACCTACGTCTCGTCTTACTACCATTGCTTCTCTGGCGCTCAGAAG GCTGAAACTGCCGCAAACCGCATCTGCAAAGTTCTCAAAGTCAACCAAGAGAACGAACGCCTCATGGAAGAGTACGAACGTCTGGCTAGTGAT CTATTGGACTGGATCCGACGCACTATGCCTTGGCTGAACAGCCGCCAAACCGACAACTCCCTCGCCGGCTGTCAGAAGAAACTGGAGGATTACCGTACTTACAG GCGTAAGCACAAGCCACCACGTGTAGAACAGAAAGCCAAGTTGGAGACTAACTTCAACACGCTGCAGACGAAACTACGTCTCAGCAATCGCCCCGCCTACATGCCCACCGAGGGCAAAATGGTTTCT GACATCGCCCAAGCCTGGAAGGGTCTCGAGATAGCGGAGAAGGCCTTCGAAGAATGGCTGCTCTCCGAGATGATGAGACTCGAGAGGCTCGAGTACCTGGCTCAGAAGTTCAAGCACAAGGCTGACATACACGAGGACTGGACAAGAG GCAAGGAAGAGATGCTTCAGTCCCAGGACTTCAGGCAGTGCAAGTTGTATGACATCAAAGCGCTGAAGAAGAAGCACGAGGCCTTCGAGAGCGATCTGGCAGCCCACCAGGACCGCGTTGAACAGATTGCAGCCATCGCTCAAGAGTTGAA CACTCTGGAGTACCACGAGGTTGGTGCGGTGAACGCTCGCTGCCAGCGCATCTGCTCCCAATGGGACCGTCTCGGAGCCCTGACTCAGCGCCGTCGCGCCGCCCTGGACGACGCCGAACGCCTGCTCGAACAAATCGACCTCCTGCATCTCGAGTTCGCAAAGAGAGCCGCGCCCTTCAACAACTG GTTGGACGGAACTCGCGAGGACTTGGTCGATATGTTCATCGTGCACACCATCGAAGAGATCTCCGGTCTGATGGACGCTCACGCGCGGTTCAAGGCGACCCTCGGAGAAGCGGACAAGGAGTACCAGGCCATCGTCAATCTCGTCCACCAGGTGGAGTCCATCGTCAAGCAACACCAGATACCTGGAGGATTGGAGAACCCATACACTACGCTCACCGCTCAT GAGTTGAACCGCAAGTGGTCCGACGTGCGGCAGTTGGTGCCGCAGCGGGACAGCACTCTAGCGGCAGAGCTCCGCAAGCAGCAGAACAACGAGACGCTCAGGAGACAGTTCGCGGAGAAAGCCAACGCTGTTGGACCCTGGATCGAGAGGCAGATGGACGCGGTCACCGCCATCGGCATGGGACTACAG GGCTCTTTGGAAGACCAATTACATCGGCTGAAGGAGTACGAGGCGGGAGTGTACGCTTACAAACCGCACATCGAAGAACTCGAGCGCATCCATCAAGCCGTGCAAGAGGGCATGATATTTGAGAACAG ATATTCACAATACACTATGGAGACTCTTCGTGTGGGCTGGGAGCAGCTCTTGACTTCCATCAACCGCACCATCAATGAAGTGGAGAACCAGATCCTCACCCGCGACTCGAAGGGCATCACCCAGGAACAACTCACTGAATTCCGCGCATCATTCAACCACTTCGACAAAAACCGCACtg GTCGTCTGGCTCCTGAAGAACTCAAGTCTTGCCTCGTGTCACTCGGATACAGCATCGGTAAAGACAGGCAAGGGGAACTGGACTTCCAACGCATTCTTGCTGTCGTCGACCCTAACAACACtg gcTACGTCTCGTTCGATGCCTTCTTGGACTTCATGACCAGAGAATCAACTGACACCGACACTGCCGAACAGGTTATTGACAGCTTCAGGATCTTAGCCGGTGACAAG CCGTATATAACCGCGGACGAGTTGCGTCGTGAGCTGCCTCCCGACCAGGCGGAGTACTGCGTGGCTCGCATGCCGCCATACCGTGGACCGAACGCTCCGCCACACGCACTCGACTACATGGCCTTCTCCACCGCACTCTACGGGGAGACTGACCTCTAA